The Aliiroseovarius pelagivivens genome contains a region encoding:
- the hpaR gene encoding homoprotocatechuate degradation operon regulator HpaR produces MKKLDRALPLALLHAREATLKPFRQELDDIGLTVQQWRVIRVLAEGKACCATELAERCVLMPPSLSRILKTLTERGLIERIEDTDARRRRVQITEVGREKYSAMSQKAAGIYEDLEEKFGTDKMETLLDLLNELYNVARAA; encoded by the coding sequence ATGAAGAAACTCGATCGCGCGCTGCCTCTGGCTCTGCTTCACGCTCGTGAGGCGACCCTCAAACCCTTCCGTCAGGAACTCGATGATATCGGCCTGACCGTACAGCAATGGCGCGTCATCCGGGTGCTGGCCGAAGGCAAAGCCTGCTGCGCCACTGAGCTGGCTGAACGGTGCGTCCTGATGCCCCCCAGCCTGTCACGCATCCTGAAAACGCTGACGGAACGCGGGCTGATCGAACGGATTGAAGACACCGACGCCCGCCGCCGCCGCGTACAGATCACAGAAGTGGGCCGCGAGAAATACAGCGCCATGTCGCAGAAGGCTGCCGGGATTTATGAAGACCTGGAAGAAAAGTTCGGAACCGATAAAATGGAAACGCTTCTGGATCTTCTGAACGAGCTTTATAACGTCGCCCGTGCGGCCTGA
- a CDS encoding 5-carboxymethyl-2-hydroxymuconate Delta-isomerase has product MPHLSFEFSNGLSQLANLPGLAETMRTTLVATGKCPIGGIRVRGFEADIDAIGDGAGGYHFLDMILRLGQGRDEATREAIADTLYSAVEDALRPQMGDTPFILSLEVQEIETRFSRKGWSTIHAAIRERTDNDEETRSRAASGSASRS; this is encoded by the coding sequence ATGCCACACCTGTCTTTCGAATTCAGCAACGGGTTGAGCCAACTGGCAAACTTGCCGGGCCTTGCCGAAACCATGCGCACCACACTGGTCGCCACCGGGAAATGTCCCATTGGCGGTATCCGTGTCCGCGGGTTTGAAGCTGACATCGACGCCATCGGCGATGGGGCAGGCGGGTATCACTTCCTGGATATGATCCTCAGACTAGGGCAGGGACGGGACGAGGCTACGCGCGAGGCCATCGCCGACACCCTTTACAGCGCGGTTGAGGACGCGCTGCGCCCGCAGATGGGCGACACGCCCTTCATTCTCAGTCTCGAGGTTCAGGAAATCGAAACCCGCTTCAGCCGTAAAGGTTGGAGCACGATCCACGCGGCCATCCGCGAAAGGACTGACAATGATGAAGAAACTCGATCGCGCGCTGCCTCTGGCTCTGCTTCACGCTCGTGA
- a CDS encoding Tm-1-like ATP-binding domain-containing protein has translation MSDKTILVVGTYDTKDEELNYIADVIREQGGAVATMDISVLGDPSAPCDYSKHDVAEAGGSSIQAAIDSGDENTAMQIMAQGSAALALKLYREGVFDGLIVLGGTMGTDAALDLCQALPIGVPKYVVSTVSFSPLIPPERLPADVQMILWAGGLYGLNSICKASLSQAAGAVLGAARAVEKPDFQKPLIGMTSFGKTVLRYMVSLKPALEERGYEVAVFHATGMGGRAFESLAGECAFAAVLDFAPQELGNHIMGSTISAGPDRMTNAGASGTPQMVSIGCYDLVDFIGWQDVPPKLAGQEVHAHNRLLSSVMMTPDQRREMAQAMCTQLAGAKGPVNLILPLEGGNEWDRPGGPLHDADGLSAFIDEIRAHCPDNVTLIELDSHINDAEFSDRVLAEFDAWVTAGVVTT, from the coding sequence ATGAGCGACAAGACAATTCTGGTTGTCGGGACCTATGACACCAAAGATGAAGAGCTGAACTATATTGCCGACGTGATCCGCGAACAGGGTGGCGCTGTTGCCACGATGGACATCTCGGTTCTGGGCGATCCCAGCGCCCCGTGTGACTACTCGAAGCATGACGTGGCCGAGGCGGGTGGGTCGTCCATTCAAGCCGCCATCGACAGCGGCGACGAGAACACAGCCATGCAGATCATGGCGCAGGGCTCGGCGGCTTTGGCGTTGAAACTTTACCGCGAAGGCGTGTTTGACGGGTTGATCGTGCTGGGCGGCACGATGGGCACGGATGCCGCGCTGGACCTGTGTCAGGCGCTGCCGATTGGGGTTCCGAAATACGTGGTCTCGACCGTCAGCTTCTCGCCCCTGATCCCGCCGGAACGTCTGCCTGCGGACGTGCAGATGATCCTTTGGGCGGGTGGACTTTACGGGCTGAACTCGATCTGCAAGGCGTCGCTGTCGCAAGCGGCAGGAGCCGTGCTGGGTGCAGCCCGCGCGGTCGAAAAACCAGACTTCCAAAAACCACTGATCGGCATGACCAGCTTCGGGAAAACCGTGTTGCGCTACATGGTCAGCCTGAAACCGGCACTGGAGGAGCGCGGGTACGAGGTTGCTGTTTTCCACGCCACCGGCATGGGTGGTCGTGCGTTCGAAAGCCTCGCGGGAGAGTGCGCTTTCGCCGCCGTTTTGGACTTCGCCCCGCAAGAGCTGGGCAATCATATCATGGGATCTACAATCTCTGCCGGGCCGGACCGGATGACCAATGCAGGCGCGTCCGGAACGCCGCAGATGGTGTCGATCGGTTGCTATGATCTGGTCGATTTCATCGGCTGGCAGGATGTACCGCCGAAACTGGCGGGGCAGGAGGTGCATGCACACAACCGGCTTCTGTCCTCGGTCATGATGACCCCCGATCAGCGGCGCGAAATGGCGCAGGCCATGTGCACCCAGCTTGCTGGCGCAAAAGGCCCGGTGAACCTGATCCTGCCGCTTGAAGGCGGTAATGAATGGGACCGTCCCGGAGGTCCGCTGCACGACGCAGATGGACTTTCCGCTTTCATCGACGAGATCCGCGCCCATTGTCCAGACAACGTGACGCTGATCGAGTTGGACAGCCACATCAACGACGCGGAATTTTCGGATCGTGTGCTGGCCGAGTTCGATGCGTGGGTTACGGCGGGTGTCGTCACCACCTGA
- a CDS encoding aldehyde dehydrogenase, whose product MNELSRHPVAPQKLYIDGAWQEAEGEAQDVFSPIDGQRLTTIERASAADVDRAVAAARRAFDDGRWSRAAPAYRKKVLHKLADLIEANALELAVLGVRDNGTEIGMALKAEPGSAAGTFRYYAEALDKVYGEIAPTAPGILGLVHKEPVGVVGAIVPWNFPLMIGSWKLAPALAAGNSVVLKPAETASLSLLKLAELAAEAGLPDGVLNVVTGAGSVTGEALAMSMDVDVLVFTGSGGVGRRLLEYSARSNLKRCYLELGGKSPNVVFADAPDLEQAAKVSAAGIFRNAGQVCVAGSRLLVEESIHDEFVEALSRHAAAMKVGNPLDLTTNIGAVNNLTQLEGNLNFVTKAIEEGAEIALGGSRIMQDTGGYFMEPTVLKGVKPEHNVAQNEVFGPVLAVTPFASDEDAVAIANSTKFGLAAGVWTSNLSRAHNMVRNIQAGVVHVNTYGGPDGTVPLGGVKQSGNGHDKSMHAFDKYFDLKTAWMQL is encoded by the coding sequence ATCAACGAGCTTTCCCGCCATCCTGTCGCGCCGCAGAAACTATATATTGACGGAGCGTGGCAAGAAGCTGAGGGCGAAGCGCAAGACGTTTTCTCGCCGATTGACGGGCAAAGACTGACCACGATTGAACGGGCTTCGGCTGCGGATGTGGATCGGGCTGTTGCGGCAGCACGTCGTGCCTTTGATGATGGGCGCTGGTCGCGTGCAGCTCCGGCGTACCGCAAGAAGGTGCTGCATAAGCTGGCCGATTTGATCGAGGCCAATGCCCTGGAACTGGCCGTTCTGGGCGTGCGCGACAACGGGACCGAGATTGGGATGGCCCTGAAGGCCGAGCCTGGGTCAGCCGCGGGCACCTTCCGCTATTACGCCGAAGCGTTGGATAAAGTGTATGGCGAGATCGCCCCGACGGCACCGGGTATTCTGGGCCTTGTGCACAAGGAACCCGTGGGCGTCGTGGGCGCGATTGTGCCGTGGAACTTCCCGCTGATGATCGGGTCATGGAAGCTGGCGCCTGCGCTGGCAGCCGGGAACTCGGTGGTGTTGAAACCGGCAGAAACCGCGTCATTGTCGCTGCTGAAGCTTGCTGAATTGGCCGCCGAAGCAGGGCTGCCCGATGGTGTGTTGAACGTCGTCACCGGGGCGGGGTCCGTCACGGGCGAGGCGCTGGCCATGTCCATGGACGTGGACGTTCTAGTCTTCACCGGGTCCGGTGGGGTGGGGCGTCGACTGCTGGAATACTCGGCCCGGTCGAACTTGAAGCGCTGTTATCTGGAGTTGGGCGGGAAATCCCCCAATGTGGTCTTCGCAGATGCCCCGGATTTGGAACAGGCCGCCAAGGTCTCGGCAGCAGGCATCTTCCGCAATGCGGGTCAGGTTTGCGTGGCGGGGTCTCGGTTGTTGGTTGAAGAGAGCATCCACGATGAGTTCGTCGAGGCGCTGTCGCGTCACGCCGCCGCGATGAAAGTCGGCAATCCGCTGGACCTGACCACCAACATCGGTGCGGTGAACAACCTGACCCAATTGGAAGGCAACCTGAACTTCGTGACGAAAGCCATCGAAGAGGGCGCAGAGATTGCATTGGGGGGCTCGCGGATCATGCAAGACACGGGGGGCTATTTCATGGAGCCGACCGTGCTGAAAGGTGTGAAGCCCGAACACAATGTGGCCCAGAACGAGGTCTTCGGTCCGGTTCTGGCCGTGACACCGTTCGCTTCGGATGAAGACGCCGTTGCCATAGCTAATTCGACGAAATTTGGTTTGGCCGCAGGGGTTTGGACGTCGAACCTCAGCCGCGCGCACAACATGGTGCGAAACATTCAGGCGGGCGTTGTACACGTGAATACCTATGGTGGCCCCGACGGAACGGTGCCCTTGGGCGGCGTCAAACAATCGGGCAACGGGCACGACAAATCGATGCACGCGTTCGACAAGTATTTCGACCTCAAGACAGCATGGATGCAACTATGA
- a CDS encoding tripartite tricarboxylate transporter permease — protein sequence MDLIYDFLAQVQASSSVLARWDVVLALLVGSVGGVLIGAIPGVGPAVAIAILLPATFSMDPIVGLTVLLGIYGSSMYGGSIPAILINTPGTAVNALTTYDGYPMTTRGEARRALSLAYSSSFFGGIFSVVCLIFFAPVLAKIAPMFGSREIFLAALLGIILVVTAHRKHTLIAASMACFGIWLNSIGLHSASYSKRYTFDQSWLSGGVNLIVVVLGLFALSQAFTLLHGDDEKVRLTKLKGSFFQGFRELARHPRIAGISATFGVVMGMIPGVGEFTAQFMSYTYAQKSSKRPEDFGHGSSEGLIAAETANNAVPGAAMVPLLALGIPGEALTAMMLSVFYVHNVIPGPQLFQNDMDFVVALYLALLILNVLVVIFLLVATNQLIKVVKIPNRFLGVCILILSFVGVYSLRNSLTDCIIAAAFGIFGFIMKRMQLPVVPIVLGMVLGGIMEVKLRSAMARVKTPLDFIDRPIAAILFGMIVLVLILHFRRVWLDYKERKKDEWQISHASTSFPAILSRRRNYILTERGKKLRAKRKTFSRRLTGKD from the coding sequence ATGGACTTGATATACGATTTCCTTGCGCAAGTGCAGGCCAGTTCCTCGGTTCTGGCCCGTTGGGACGTGGTGCTGGCGCTTCTGGTAGGCTCGGTTGGCGGCGTTCTGATCGGCGCGATCCCCGGGGTTGGCCCGGCTGTGGCCATTGCCATTTTGTTGCCAGCGACGTTCAGCATGGACCCCATTGTGGGGCTGACGGTGCTTTTGGGTATTTACGGCAGTTCGATGTACGGGGGCTCGATCCCCGCAATTCTGATCAACACGCCGGGCACGGCGGTGAATGCGTTGACCACCTACGATGGCTATCCCATGACCACGCGGGGCGAGGCACGGCGCGCACTGTCGCTGGCCTATAGCTCGTCTTTCTTTGGCGGTATATTCTCGGTCGTTTGTCTGATCTTCTTCGCGCCAGTTCTGGCAAAGATCGCCCCCATGTTCGGCTCGCGTGAGATATTTCTGGCAGCCCTTCTGGGCATCATCCTTGTCGTCACGGCGCACCGGAAACACACACTGATTGCCGCCTCAATGGCCTGCTTTGGCATCTGGTTAAACTCCATCGGCCTGCATTCGGCGAGCTATTCCAAGCGCTATACGTTCGACCAAAGCTGGTTGTCCGGCGGGGTGAACCTGATCGTGGTGGTGTTGGGTCTCTTCGCGCTGTCACAGGCCTTTACGCTGTTGCATGGCGACGACGAAAAGGTCCGACTGACCAAGTTGAAGGGCAGTTTCTTTCAGGGCTTTCGCGAGCTAGCGCGCCACCCGCGTATTGCAGGTATTTCGGCCACGTTTGGTGTGGTCATGGGCATGATCCCCGGCGTGGGCGAGTTCACCGCGCAGTTCATGTCCTACACCTACGCGCAGAAATCATCCAAGCGGCCCGAGGATTTCGGCCACGGGTCCAGCGAAGGTCTGATCGCAGCTGAAACCGCCAATAACGCGGTCCCCGGCGCGGCTATGGTGCCACTTCTGGCGCTGGGCATTCCGGGCGAAGCGTTGACGGCGATGATGCTGTCCGTTTTCTATGTGCACAACGTGATCCCCGGCCCGCAGTTGTTCCAGAACGACATGGATTTTGTGGTGGCGCTGTACTTGGCGCTTCTGATCCTGAATGTGCTGGTGGTGATCTTCCTTCTGGTCGCAACGAACCAGCTGATCAAAGTGGTGAAGATCCCCAACCGCTTCCTTGGTGTCTGCATCCTGATCCTCAGCTTCGTCGGGGTCTATAGCCTGCGCAACTCGCTGACGGACTGCATCATCGCCGCCGCGTTCGGTATTTTCGGTTTCATCATGAAACGCATGCAACTGCCCGTCGTGCCCATCGTTCTGGGCATGGTGCTGGGCGGCATCATGGAAGTGAAACTGCGCAGCGCCATGGCGCGCGTGAAGACCCCCTTGGACTTTATCGATCGCCCCATCGCGGCGATCCTGTTTGGAATGATCGTTCTGGTCCTGATCCTGCATTTCCGCCGGGTCTGGCTGGACTATAAGGAAAGAAAGAAAGACGAATGGCAGATCAGTCACGCATCAACGAGCTTTCCCGCCATCCTGTCGCGCCGCAGAAACTATATATTGACGGAGCGTGGCAAGAAGCTGAGGGCGAAGCGCAAGACGTTTTCTCGCCGATTGACGGGCAAAGACTGA
- a CDS encoding tripartite tricarboxylate transporter substrate-binding protein — MNTKSILAGALAVTATMVAAPAMAEYPEKPVSFIVPWPPGDLEDVLTRMIAEDFQAEYGVSAAVVNKPGGGGGPFPGAIDVATAPADGYTIGSFVPAVPVIGHEIGIDELAPAKFDPIGIFLTYPFVVATSGNAPYSSMEELAAYAKENDVALGHFGDVLTPTQVTKAYAKNAGFEWGSDAAFDALDCNTLASGDADVINTTLQLILPCLDDVKVLMAVTDERISLVPDTPTIGELDEMLNIALWNGLFVTKDTPADVREKIAAVAAKTVMSDRAQAVAKETGALVYWMDAEASAARIAGDQETGAVISGILE, encoded by the coding sequence ATGAACACCAAATCCATTCTGGCTGGCGCGCTGGCCGTAACCGCAACCATGGTCGCTGCACCGGCCATGGCCGAATATCCGGAAAAGCCGGTTAGCTTCATCGTGCCGTGGCCTCCGGGTGATCTGGAAGACGTGCTGACCCGCATGATTGCTGAAGACTTTCAAGCGGAATACGGCGTCTCGGCTGCCGTCGTGAACAAACCTGGTGGCGGCGGTGGCCCGTTCCCCGGTGCAATCGACGTGGCAACGGCTCCGGCTGACGGTTACACAATTGGCAGCTTCGTGCCCGCTGTGCCCGTGATCGGCCACGAGATCGGCATCGACGAGCTGGCCCCGGCCAAGTTCGACCCGATCGGCATCTTCCTGACCTATCCCTTCGTGGTCGCGACTTCGGGCAACGCGCCCTACAGCTCTATGGAAGAGCTGGCGGCTTACGCCAAAGAAAACGACGTCGCGCTGGGCCACTTTGGCGACGTGCTGACGCCGACGCAGGTCACCAAGGCCTACGCGAAGAATGCTGGCTTCGAGTGGGGCTCGGACGCGGCGTTTGATGCGCTGGACTGCAACACGCTGGCCTCGGGCGACGCGGACGTTATCAACACCACACTGCAGCTGATCCTACCCTGCCTTGACGATGTGAAAGTCCTAATGGCGGTCACCGACGAGCGTATCAGCCTTGTGCCGGACACGCCCACAATCGGCGAACTGGATGAGATGTTGAATATCGCTCTGTGGAACGGCCTGTTCGTGACCAAAGACACACCGGCCGACGTGCGCGAGAAGATCGCCGCTGTTGCCGCTAAAACAGTGATGAGCGACCGTGCTCAGGCAGTTGCCAAGGAAACCGGTGCACTGGTGTACTGGATGGATGCTGAAGCTTCGGCCGCACGCATCGCTGGCGACCAGGAAACCGGTGCCGTGATCAGCGGGATCCTTGAGTAA
- a CDS encoding IclR family transcriptional regulator, whose translation MGTASKALTLLNYFSRAHSQIGLSDLARLSGMNKATVYRLMGELADHGFVEQIGAGREYRLGPAFLRLAALREKAVPMRELALAELTKLSELTGETSHMSLLNGDVLSNLTYSYAHKHGTMVMMEDAEVLELHSTGSGLAVLAFSPTPFVDAVLSKPLIARTPETVTDPAAIQALLPKIRKRGMAQSIGGYERDVYSHAVPIFDAGSHCIGAMAVAAPVSRMTDELRSTIQTELALAARRTTRVLGGFPPDSFPKIKTTDSPVESELT comes from the coding sequence ATGGGAACCGCATCCAAAGCTCTGACATTGCTGAATTATTTCAGCCGCGCCCACTCTCAGATCGGACTAAGCGATCTGGCGCGCCTATCGGGTATGAACAAAGCGACCGTCTATCGCCTGATGGGGGAATTGGCGGATCATGGATTCGTTGAACAGATTGGTGCGGGGCGTGAATATCGTCTCGGCCCAGCCTTTCTGCGTCTCGCAGCCTTGCGTGAGAAGGCCGTTCCGATGCGCGAACTGGCGCTCGCCGAGCTGACGAAACTCAGCGAGCTGACTGGCGAAACATCACATATGTCGCTGTTGAACGGCGATGTTCTGTCCAACCTCACCTATAGCTATGCGCACAAGCACGGCACGATGGTGATGATGGAAGACGCCGAGGTGCTAGAGCTGCACTCCACCGGCTCAGGTCTGGCCGTCTTAGCCTTTTCGCCCACCCCATTCGTCGACGCCGTCCTAAGCAAACCGCTTATTGCGCGCACCCCGGAAACCGTCACCGATCCCGCAGCGATTCAAGCTTTGCTGCCAAAAATTCGCAAACGCGGAATGGCACAGTCGATCGGTGGCTATGAACGGGATGTCTATTCCCACGCCGTGCCAATTTTCGACGCCGGGTCGCATTGTATCGGCGCGATGGCCGTCGCCGCCCCTGTCTCGCGTATGACCGACGAGCTGAGATCGACGATCCAAACCGAACTTGCCCTTGCAGCCCGGCGCACGACGCGCGTGCTTGGGGGCTTCCCGCCTGACAGTTTTCCAAAAATCAAAACAACAGACTCTCCTGTAGAAAGCGAGCTGACATGA
- a CDS encoding aspartate aminotransferase family protein, which produces MKDSNFLKEKNARSLWHPMAHPADSLQNPPTIITGASGVKIKDVDGHEVVDAVGGLWNVNLGFSNQPIKDAISAQLDTLPYYSTFRGTTNDKVIELSELLRDFFEPDGLTRAFYTSGGSDSVETALRLARQYHKVKGDAGRTKFLSLKKGYHGTHMGGASVNGNANFRTQYEPLLPGCYHIPAPYTYRNPFNETDPERLAQLCLQAMEDEIAFQGANTIAAMIMEPILGAGGVIPPHESFMPGVREICSKHGILLIADEVITAFGRTGGWTGSRYWGVQPDFMCTAKAITNGYFPFGAVMIADHVVETFEKDTTGAAAIGHGYTYSGHPVGAAAAVACMEETLRLKVNENAAARGAELFAGLQKLATEHDIIGDVRGGHGLMCALELVSDRATKASVDKKTIGTLQEVAYQNGAMVRVSGPNVIMSPPLVLTSEDVQTILSALKAGFAAV; this is translated from the coding sequence ATGAAAGATTCCAACTTTCTGAAAGAAAAGAACGCCCGTTCGCTCTGGCATCCGATGGCGCATCCCGCCGACAGCCTTCAGAACCCGCCCACCATCATCACCGGCGCATCCGGCGTGAAGATCAAGGACGTCGACGGGCACGAGGTCGTCGACGCCGTGGGCGGTCTGTGGAACGTGAACCTTGGCTTCTCGAACCAGCCCATCAAGGATGCGATTTCTGCCCAGCTGGACACCCTGCCCTATTATTCGACCTTCCGGGGCACCACCAATGACAAGGTGATCGAGCTGTCCGAGCTTCTGCGTGATTTCTTCGAACCAGATGGCCTGACACGCGCGTTTTATACCTCGGGCGGGTCGGACAGCGTTGAGACCGCTCTGCGTCTTGCGCGCCAGTATCACAAGGTGAAGGGCGACGCTGGCCGCACCAAATTCCTGAGCTTGAAGAAGGGTTATCACGGCACCCATATGGGCGGCGCGTCGGTGAACGGAAACGCCAACTTCCGCACCCAATACGAACCGCTTCTGCCCGGCTGTTATCACATCCCCGCGCCGTATACCTATCGCAACCCATTCAATGAAACGGACCCCGAGCGTCTGGCGCAACTGTGCTTGCAGGCGATGGAAGACGAGATCGCGTTCCAAGGTGCGAACACCATCGCTGCCATGATCATGGAGCCCATTCTGGGCGCAGGCGGCGTCATCCCGCCCCATGAAAGCTTCATGCCCGGTGTGCGCGAAATTTGCTCGAAGCACGGCATCTTGCTGATCGCCGACGAGGTCATCACAGCTTTTGGCCGCACCGGTGGCTGGACCGGCAGCCGGTACTGGGGCGTCCAGCCTGATTTCATGTGTACGGCCAAGGCGATCACCAACGGGTACTTCCCCTTTGGCGCAGTGATGATCGCTGACCATGTGGTTGAAACCTTCGAGAAAGACACCACGGGCGCCGCCGCTATCGGCCACGGCTACACTTATTCGGGTCACCCCGTCGGGGCCGCTGCTGCGGTTGCCTGTATGGAAGAAACCCTGCGCCTGAAGGTAAACGAAAACGCCGCAGCGCGCGGAGCCGAGTTGTTCGCGGGTCTGCAGAAATTGGCCACCGAACATGACATCATCGGAGATGTTCGTGGGGGCCACGGGCTGATGTGTGCCTTGGAACTTGTGTCGGACCGCGCCACCAAAGCATCCGTCGACAAAAAGACCATCGGCACCCTGCAAGAGGTCGCCTATCAGAACGGCGCGATGGTGCGCGTTTCTGGCCCGAACGTCATCATGTCGCCGCCGCTGGTGCTGACGTCAGAGGATGTGCAGACCATTCTGTCCGCGCTGAAGGCGGGTTTCGCTGCCGTCTAA
- a CDS encoding VOC family protein, protein MQLGAFSVSLGVKDLAVSRVFYEALGFTAYAGTEDHNYLIMKNGDTLVGLFQGMFEGAMLTFNPGWDQNATNVDPFDDVRAIKAQLAAAGIEVAQEQGGAEGPGSFMVTDPDGFPILIDQHR, encoded by the coding sequence ATGCAACTCGGAGCGTTTTCCGTCAGCCTTGGCGTCAAGGACCTGGCCGTTTCACGCGTGTTTTACGAAGCACTTGGCTTTACCGCTTATGCAGGAACCGAGGATCACAACTATCTGATCATGAAAAACGGCGACACGCTGGTGGGGCTGTTTCAGGGGATGTTTGAAGGCGCGATGCTGACCTTCAATCCCGGCTGGGATCAGAACGCTACAAATGTGGACCCGTTTGACGATGTGCGCGCGATCAAGGCGCAGCTTGCGGCGGCTGGGATTGAAGTCGCGCAAGAACAGGGCGGGGCAGAGGGACCGGGCAGCTTCATGGTCACTGATCCCGACGGCTTTCCCATCCTGATCGACCAACATAGATAA
- a CDS encoding 2Fe-2S iron-sulfur cluster-binding protein, whose translation MKVTWVLPGGEEVMADVQTGVNLMEAAQANNIAGIQGECGGSLSCATCHVHVDGDWLSKTGEKGDFEEAMLDMADGEVTDASRLSCQIEASDELDGIRLVVPV comes from the coding sequence ATGAAAGTAACCTGGGTCTTGCCTGGGGGCGAGGAAGTTATGGCAGATGTCCAGACGGGCGTGAACCTGATGGAAGCCGCCCAAGCCAACAATATTGCGGGCATTCAGGGTGAATGCGGCGGGTCTTTGTCTTGTGCAACGTGCCATGTGCATGTGGACGGTGATTGGCTGTCCAAAACCGGCGAAAAGGGCGACTTTGAAGAGGCGATGCTGGACATGGCGGATGGCGAAGTCACCGATGCCTCGCGCCTGTCTTGCCAGATCGAAGCCTCGGATGAACTGGACGGCATCCGGCTGGTTGTTCCTGTCTGA
- a CDS encoding glutamine synthetase family protein, which translates to MKDRLRALWLDHLSILRGKYLPGSKIGNNETRFCRSTYGVHYDKDLLDAPGAMMKEGLPDMELRWRAEDIREGWESSTQIVIGDLYDQDGVPLDLCGRQALKRAIAAWEERGLTPMVGIELECFALMANEVGRLVPYDAPGGVVYGTGPFTDPLRFTDDIWERAEKLGFNLEMMTGEYDSPQFEFTLTFDEALKHVDDIVLFRQMAREVALEHGLVLTFMPKPIAEAGGSGMHINYSFRDRSGGNALDNGPVGGPEHMNDLARGCISGLMHHHKGLAGLVAPTTNSYQRLQPGSLSGYWRNWGGDHRNVTTRISGEGGAKSRLEHRMADAAANPYTAVAAVLQASLLGLENNYPLGPIEGGDGFDRTEAKDGTAVNLKAAMKDLEADTVLGDRVGRLLVDNHIFMKRKEVIKTRDLEGDGLRDFYVNFI; encoded by the coding sequence ATGAAAGATCGTTTGCGGGCCTTGTGGCTTGATCACCTAAGCATTCTGCGTGGCAAATATCTGCCCGGCTCGAAAATCGGCAACAACGAGACGCGGTTTTGCCGGTCCACTTATGGCGTGCACTACGACAAGGACCTTCTGGACGCGCCCGGCGCGATGATGAAGGAAGGCTTGCCGGATATGGAGCTGCGCTGGCGGGCCGAAGACATCCGCGAAGGGTGGGAGTCCTCGACGCAGATTGTCATTGGTGATCTGTACGATCAGGATGGCGTGCCGTTGGACTTGTGCGGGCGGCAGGCGCTGAAACGTGCAATTGCGGCGTGGGAAGAGCGTGGCTTGACCCCGATGGTGGGAATCGAACTGGAATGCTTTGCCCTGATGGCCAACGAAGTCGGGCGCCTTGTCCCCTATGACGCGCCGGGTGGTGTGGTCTATGGCACCGGGCCGTTCACCGATCCGCTGCGCTTTACCGACGACATCTGGGAACGCGCCGAGAAGCTGGGCTTCAATCTGGAAATGATGACGGGCGAGTATGACAGCCCGCAGTTCGAGTTCACCCTGACCTTTGACGAGGCGCTGAAGCATGTGGACGACATTGTCCTGTTCCGCCAGATGGCACGCGAAGTGGCGCTGGAGCACGGGCTTGTCCTGACGTTCATGCCCAAACCGATTGCCGAGGCTGGCGGATCGGGCATGCATATCAACTATAGCTTCCGGGATCGCTCGGGCGGAAATGCGTTGGACAACGGCCCCGTGGGCGGACCCGAGCATATGAACGATTTGGCACGCGGCTGTATCTCGGGCCTGATGCATCACCACAAGGGGCTGGCGGGGCTGGTCGCGCCAACGACGAATTCCTACCAGCGTTTGCAGCCGGGATCCCTGTCGGGCTATTGGCGCAATTGGGGCGGGGATCACCGCAATGTCACTACGCGAATTTCGGGCGAAGGCGGCGCGAAATCGCGGCTGGAGCACCGGATGGCAGATGCTGCGGCCAACCCCTATACGGCGGTCGCCGCGGTGTTGCAGGCGTCATTGCTGGGGCTAGAAAACAACTATCCGCTTGGTCCGATCGAAGGCGGGGATGGGTTTGATCGCACCGAGGCCAAAGACGGCACGGCAGTGAACCTGAAAGCCGCGATGAAGGATCTTGAAGCCGACACAGTGCTTGGCGATCGCGTTGGCCGTCTGCTGGTCGACAATCACATATTCATGAAGCGCAAAGAGGTCATCAAAACCCGCGATCTGGAAGGTGACGGGCTGCGCGATTTCTATGTGAACTTCATTTAA